The following coding sequences are from one Epinephelus moara isolate mb chromosome 7, YSFRI_EMoa_1.0, whole genome shotgun sequence window:
- the LOC126393598 gene encoding general transcription factor IIF subunit 2-like, with amino-acid sequence MSDKTEVNLTGVQQSKGVWLVKVPKYLSQQWEKAQEKGEVGRITIGKKQGKTEVRFSLNEELTALGAVGEKDASLQVPKDHPFTMHTVGGQTMAVFSQSDAATNLYISTDY; translated from the exons ATGTCGGACAAGACAGAGGTGAATCTGACCGGAGTCCAACAAAGTAAAGGCGTGTGGCTGGTAAAG GTTCCCAAGTATTTATCTCAGCAGTGGGAGAAGGCCCAAGAAAAGGGGGAAGTTGGAAGGATTACCATTGGCAA GAAGCAAGGCAAAACAGAG GTACGTTTCAGCCTGAACGAGGAGCTGACGGCCCTGGGCGCTGTGGGGGAGAAGGATGCATCACTGCAGGTCCCAAAGGATCACCCCTTCACTATGCACACAGTGGGTGGACAGACCATGGCTGTCTTCAGCCAGAGCGATGCAG